A window of Nocardia arthritidis genomic DNA:
ATGTGCCGCCGCACATCACCGAAATCCAGCCCCAGCACTACGCATTCCTGATCTCGGAGGCCGAATTCGATGCGGCCTACGCCAAGATCCAGCGCTATCAGCTGGATCATTGGGCCGATCCCCGGCAGCAGGGCGTGAACCAGATCAATCACAACGACGGCGGCCGCGGCGTCTACTTTCTCGACCCCAACGGCCACTTCATGGAATTGATCACGGTGCCGTACGGCGGCTGGCCCGAATAATGACAATGGGGCGGCGCGACATAGCGCCGCCCCTGCTCAGCGTCTCAGTTCGGTCGGGGTCGGCGGCCATGGATTGGGTTTGACCGCGGTGGGTTTGCGAATCGGATTGTCATCCCAGTCGAAATGGGTGCCGACCCAGGCCTTCGGCCGGTCGAA
This region includes:
- a CDS encoding VOC family protein, with amino-acid sequence MSVQFNHTIVGCSDNRVTAEFWADMLGLTIGKPWGPFIPIPTANGVTFDFANVPPHITEIQPQHYAFLISEAEFDAAYAKIQRYQLDHWADPRQQGVNQINHNDGGRGVYFLDPNGHFMELITVPYGGWPE